GTGACCGCGGCGATCGGCGGAGTTTTTTTGTCAGTCGCCGGCGGGCAGGCCCGGGCTGACGCGGCCGCCGAGGTAAACTCCAACGTCAGTTTTGCGCTGGACATGATTAATCAGGATATTTTAGCGGCTAGCGCGGTTACGACGCCGGCGGCGGCTACTTTGGCGGTAACCGTTGGCGCCACTTCAATTACCTATTGCGTGGTTAGCGGTCAAATATTCCGCTCGGCCGGCGGAATCTGCAATGGCAGCGCTGAGCCGATTACCGCTGCCGCGGTGGCGGTAAAAAATCTGACTTTCACGAGGCTGGAAAATACCAATACTGTTCTGCCCAAAACGATCGTCAGCATCCAAACCGTTCTGACCATCGGCTATAACGGCGCTAATCCGGATTACCAATATTCTTTAACTAAGCAAACGAGTTCTTCATTGCGATGAAATTTTTTCAAACAACCGGCGGTTTCGCGACCATCCCGACGATTCTGGCGCTAAGCGCGCTGATCCTTGTCGCGGCAGTCGGGATCGCCGCCGCCACT
Above is a window of Patescibacteria group bacterium DNA encoding:
- a CDS encoding type II secretion system protein, with product MNGINRRASPAPIFSKRCPRRKRTGYFFCARSEIISPAKCGGIISLARLKINSKGFSLMEILIYITVIAIVTAAIGGVFLSVAGGQARADAAAEVNSNVSFALDMINQDILAASAVTTPAAATLAVTVGATSITYCVVSGQIFRSAGGICNGSAEPITAAAVAVKNLTFTRLENTNTVLPKTIVSIQTVLTIGYNGANPDYQYSLTKQTSSSLR